ACGAGATCCATTGCTAACTGACTTTGCGTCTGGCTTTCCGCGCCGCCGCGGTGCTTAAGCCGCTTCGACCAGTTTCAGCGCCGGCACTTCGCCTGTGATGCCGACAACCCACTCTTCAAAAATACGCACGTCCAACGCAGAAGCGCTAATCGCTTCCGGATGGAACTGTGTGGCCAGCACCCACCACTGGTCGGTTTTACTTTCAAACGCTTCGATCACGCCGTCCGGCGAGCGAGCGCTCACTTTGAAAGGCGTCGCCAACTCGTCGACCGCCATGTGGTGCATGCTGTTCACACGAATTTCGCCGTCGCCAAACACGCGTTCCATGAGCGTGCCGGGCACCACTTCCAGCCCGTGGCGATGGGCGGTGTCGAGCGAATCGGAATGGGGAATCGCCTTGGGCAAATCTTCCGGAATGTGCAAATACAAATTCCCGCCCTGCGAAACATTGATCAATTGCATGCCGGAGCCGATGCCGAACACGGGAATTTTCCGCTTGGCAATTAATTTCATCAGCAAGCGATCGGATTCTTCGCGGCGCGAATCC
The window above is part of the Pirellulales bacterium genome. Proteins encoded here:
- a CDS encoding gamma-glutamyl-gamma-aminobutyrate hydrolase family protein, which codes for GMNAEYRTGKKDAPSFSYVASGYYDSVSAVGGVPVVIPPLTEAEDLNRILDLLDGVVLVGGADLDPRNDGYMLHPSTRLMDSRREESDRLLMKLIAKRKIPVFGIGSGMQLINVSQGGNLYLHIPEDLPKAIPHSDSLDTAHRHGLEVVPGTLMERVFGDGEIRVNSMHHMAVDELATPFKVSARSPDGVIEAFESKTDQWWVLATQFHPEAISASALDVRIFEEWVVGITGEVPALKLVEAA